One genomic region from Syntrophorhabdaceae bacterium encodes:
- a CDS encoding PAS domain-containing protein, with translation MSSETNISKNTLRSILNSIPIGIYVIDRELKIRWVNQRMLLWMKERRTSHERDKSCYSAIFGNKAPCDDCPAFIAFKSGRAEYAEIKKTGKSG, from the coding sequence ATAAGTAAGAACACCCTACGGTCTATCCTTAATTCAATCCCGATCGGTATCTACGTCATTGACAGGGAACTGAAGATCAGGTGGGTGAACCAGAGGATGCTCCTGTGGATGAAAGAAAGAAGGACCTCCCATGAGAGGGATAAAAGCTGTTACTCGGCGATATTCGGCAATAAAGCGCCTTGCGACGATTGCCCTGCGTTCATAGCCTTCAAAAGCGGCAGGGCAGAGTATGCGGAGATAAAAAAGACCGGCAAGTCAGGGAA